AGGCTAGATCATGATCTACtcttaattttcattttcacactgattCTAAGCTGGAGAGTTGATTTGATCGGTGAGTTATAGCCTACAACTTTAATAactggtgttttcttttcatgattTATCCATTTTGTGTGGCTTCTGTAATGTTACTTTTGCAGAACTGCACCTCTGAACCGTGGTTTGGAGACCTCTGGTTGTAAGCTAACTGAGCCTGGCTAGTAACGGTAACAGACAGATAACGTCAACGTGCCGCTGCATTGGTGTAGGGACCCCACTGGACATTATGTGTCCCCAGtgatggaggatgaggaggaggaagataggagtGACAGTGATAGGACTGACAAACGCTATAAACAACATGGCTACAGCTATATAAGAACACTTCCTACACACACCTTTTATAGGAGAGCTGCTATAGCCCAGTCATACCACAGGTATCCACACAGTGACTCTGTCAGTGGGGCTTAAATATTCTTCTAGTGACTGATGGAAAGGGATGGAGGCTGGGGGTGGAATGGTTTGCTTCGACCATCAACACCGtaggcacatactgtatattgctGTTATGGTCTGTCACTCTCACCTGTGGCACTCTCACACACTTACATTACCACAAGGCCATGCCATTTAAGTCTTAAGTGGTCTGACTGGCTCCTGATTTTGCAATGTGAGAGGGAAAATTGTAAATATTCTCATACCATTACCTGTACTGGCTTTGCTTCCTATGACCTTCCTATGACGGCTGTTGTATGGCGTTGGTTGACTATAGCATAGACTtcaatgaaaacagaataaacacatGGACCCATCTGTTAGGTAGTGCAGTTGCTGTGTTGGTGGGATCTGGATTAAGTAGTGACTTCTGTTTGTCTTTAACTAAAGCAGCCTCCTTATGGAAGCCTCTCGGGGCTGGAAGATGGTgtcagaatttatttttagaaTACTTATGCTAttgaaataaaattattttatataaacaaTCCAAatttgaaagttaaaaaaaaataactatttgtgttttaaaaatttttgaaaaaaatatctttcGAGATGTTATTTGAAACTGAAATCACACAATTGaaacagtagttaattttttttttttttttaccttgcaTAAAACTTGATGTCATCCTCAGTGCTTTAATCCTCACTAATCCTGCTCTGGTTGACCTTTTCTCACGTTAAGCCTTTTAGTGGGGCTTACCAGGACGTGGTATGCTCTCCCTGATCATCATGAGAATGATAATGTACTAAAACTAGTCTCTTAAGGTGTCTAAAACCAGCTATATCATCTTGCGGtcttttttttatgccatttcaagataaaatacactgatgataataaacaaaagcaacagCGACAGTTGTTAGGTGAGAATAACCTTGTCTTGTCCATACGTGCACAGAACAATCCAGATCTGACGCTCTCCAGATCAAAAGAGGCCAAATACATTAACATTATGAACATTCTCCATTATTGATATTAGTTTTTGCCCTGCAGGACTCAAGAATGAGAAGGTCATTCAGCTGGTTGATTGAGTTGGCCTGTGGTTCCTGTCACTTTGGTGAAGAGCAAGTCATTTTGACATCTAGTATGAATATGTGAAATTTAGTATGAATATTCATGGTACTTGGGTTGTTTCCATAGGGTTATAGTGGCTGCCAGTCTTTCCTTAAGCACTTCCACCAGGTCAGTATTTCCACTTGACCAACACTTTTGTCAATTACAAGACATAACTTGGAAGCTGACGgcctcattttaatgaaattcaCTATGGATATTGATGATCCCTGGAGGATTAATCCTAATCCTTATACTGATTTGAAGGCAGGTGACGTTTCCCCTTGTGCCACCACCAGGCCAAATATTTAACACCAGCTTACAAAAGCCGGTCCCATCACGCAAATGAGTAACAAGTCAAGCCACAAGAGTTTGCTTATGCTCTTGGTATGTGCCTTTAAAACTAAAATACGTGAAAGGATTGTCCACAACAGACTCAAGACACCATTCTGATCCCTGTGTCAGGGAATCAAGACACAGCTCTTAGTTCTGGTGTACATGAAGTGACAGCTTCAGGACCATTCACCCTAATAGTGTCAAGGACAAGGCAAGGGTTATGTCACAGTCCTGGTTCTGGGCATGTTTCTCCCTTGACTGCAGTGACCAAAGGGCCTAATGGAGGTGCAGTGTATATGCATAAATGAATGTACTGAATGTAAGAGAAACCATCTTGAAATGAAGGCTCCTTCGAGGAAAATGAGCAATCTCTGCAAGTTGGttcagacagagagtgagagagctgcTACAGTCATACATGACATGCTCAACTCACTGCAAATCATGGCCAAAAGATGCTCCACAATGGGAACGTTCACTCAAGCCTTCCTTGCTTAGTCAATCTGTGCCTGCTCCTGCAgtcacatgctgctgctgttgttgttcacATTGCATTTCATAAAGCTGCCTTTAGGCGATGTAAAGTTGGGGTGAAGCACACAAAAGATTTGCAGATGAATGTTTGCTGGGAGTGACCGTTTCAGAGTCTAGATACCACAGGTCAACTCTGTACATACTCTCCGTTTATGCAAAAAAATCCCTTCCATGTGAGCTGGAAGACAAATGACATTAACGGTTGCTGTTACTAGGTTAGACAAACCATAGGGCAAACAAAGCAGTTGCCTGATTTGTTTGTGACTCAGAAATGTGTAAATGCTATTAAGCCTCCGAACATGTGAGCAACCGTGTGCAAGCGTGTGTACATGCCCCGCTGGGTCTTCAGTGATTCCAAGAAAACATTTGGCTCATGCCATGTCTCATGCAATCTTGCCTCGAGAGGTTTTGATGTTTATCCCTTTTATGCCGCTTGGGTTTTGCATGCCACATGGCTCTTGGCCTGTCCAGCTCTCCAGGAAGAGGGCCCACATCtgacacacaccacagcaaTCAGGGAGTCACTAAGGAATACACTGGAGCCTTGTACTGAGCTTATTAACCCTTGTTGTGTGTGGGGGGTATTCCAACCTTAATGGCTGGCACAAATCTCGTGAATATAGCATAGCATTAAAAGTTTTAGGGCTGCTTCCTTTCAAGGAAGCTTTACTACAAGAGTTCATACTATACCTTTGTGTTCATATTAACGTTCAGCAttccttcccctctctgctcTTACTCCCCTTTATGCTGTTCAGTAATGAGACACTCTTGTCACAAGAGCTGTCACAtgtatttgtgctttttatGCTTTGAATCTGAAATACTTGGAAAGGAGAAAGGGGCTTTTGTCATCAACACTACAAGATACTGACTGGGATTTTTCTGCCTGTTGTCTTTTATTGAATCTCAAGGCAGGGCCAGCAAGTTTAACTTCTGTGTCATCTCAACAGTCTGTGGCCTAAGCTTGAAGCAGCCTGTACTAATGTAGATGCAGTTGTAGGTTTTGATGCAGTGTGTATACAGTTGTACATTATTCTAGCTTTCATTGAAATTTCAGCAACTGAAGTCCAGTGAAGAACCGTAAATAAAAGTTTAGGTCACCATAGAAATTTCATGCAAATTTCATAGAGAACAGACGTTTTTCAGGGATCAAGTCATGTCTTAACATTTACTTCCATTCTCTGCAGGAATAGATAGAagtaaatgaagccttgaaagCTGATGCAAACAGTTCTTACAACTTTTGTCGATTACTTACAAACCTGTTGTGTAGAGTTTAGACCTAAAAGAGATTTTCAGCCGTTCCGAAGCAGCTTTAGTGAATATTTGGTGCAGTGGAGTGGAGCAGGCGGAGGGAGCATGAATATCACCTTGAAAGGCAAGAAGACAAAGAAGGTGCTGGTGGAGGCAGACAGACTGGAAACTGCAGAGTATGATGAACATGAGAGTGGAACTCGATGAGTGGATGGgtaacaggtgagcaggtgaatTGGCAGCAGGAGGGAAACGGACTGCCACgcccaaaacaaacacatacacagatacacaaagaaacaaacaaaaaacacaagggaGAGGCACAGCCAAGACCAAGacacaaaccctctgtctgtacaaaggctGTGTTGGAACAGACTGTGTTACTACATCCTGTGATGACAGGCTGGCTGGTCAGGAATTTATCCTGCAGCAAAATAATGACCCAAAGCATTAGGACAAAAGAACCAGACAGTAgtttcacatgatgaagaccagcacagtctccagacctaaaccccatggagctggttcaggatgaactggacagaaggtgaaagctaaaacaacctgcaggagcAACACATTCGTGGGaacttgtgtgttgttgtttccatTTAAGGAACAACATCACAAGTGTGTTTGGCTGTTTAGATCAGTTTTCCTTATCTGTTTTTTAACATGTGGGACTGAGAAACATACTGGGCAATTGGGAAGGGAGAGGCAGCAATTATTAATGGGTTATGATGATTATGAATAGTTTTTTTATGAAGTGGCTCTAAACTAACCACCCTCTGAAACTTTCTGGTGTTTAAATGATTTTCTGAAACTTTAACCTAAAGAACTGATAATAATATTTTTCTCCCCATTCTCCTTTGTCTCTTTACCCCTTCCTCTCTTACTCCAACCGCATTCCCACTCTTCACCTTTCTGTTCACTCCCAttccctttcccctcctccttctcttcccacccatcctcttcttccttttgaTTTCTATTTCATGCCTCTTGTTCTTTTatcgtcctcctcctcatctccgtCCTTGCAGTGACGGGAAAGCCCTTTTTCGTTGTGTCTAGTTTCTCACACCGCTGGTTGTTCGGCTGGGAGGGCTGTCGTTTCTACGGCTGGGCGGGCTTCTTCTTCGGTTGCGGGAGCCTCATCACGATGACCATGGTCAGCCTGGACCGGTACCTCAAAATCTGCCATCTCAGATACGGTGCGTCAGTATCCCCTTTAACAGGGTCTCTTAAACATTTCAATTCCATGTACACCTACATAGACAATTatttttagagatttttttccccGCGCCCCCACATGTGGCCTGGTCggcttttccattttgttccaACTGTCTAAGCTCTAGTTATAGGATGCAAATATTATGCCTGTGTTAAACAGGATATGTTTTGGCCTGTCTTGCACACATATACtttacatacacatgtacatactCTTATCAAGAACACCATACTAttactgggtagttcctccctctgctcttaaaacagcctcagttcctTTGGTCACAGATTCCACaaatgttggaaactttcctctgagattctgctccatgttgacattatttctgcagatttgtcagctgctaATTTATGTTTTTCCCACATCTCATGCTGTTTcttacaaacaaaataaaatttaagtTTCAATTTAACTTTAACAACAGAAATGATCTCTTATCTAAAGGTGCTTAATCCCCAACCACTAACTGGTTTACTGAAATAATCTGcagttcaaacacacaaacctcacACAGCTGCTCTCAGAAGAGAGTAGCAGAAAGCAGGCATCCATGTGCTAAAGCCCTCTCGGGTTCATTTCCTTCTTTAAAATGTCGTGTAGAAATGTCTGAAACGGTCGCACACTGTCGACAAGCCTGAATGAAACGGTTTGACAGATGTGATGTATGTGAGCAGATGTGGTGCTTTAGGTGGAAAATACATGACGCCTGATGCAGTGATGTGATCCGTGGGTTCTGCTGTCAGGATTTGACTgagtttcagtttctttcactCTCAGGCACATGGCTAAAACGCCACCATGCCTTCCTGTGCATGGCCTTTGTGTGGGTGTACGCAGCCTTCTGGGCCACCATGCCCCTGGTCGGCTGGGGAAACTACGCCCCGGAGCCCTTCGGGACTTCCTGCACGCTGGATTGGTGGCTGGCACAGGCCTCTGTGTCCGGCCAGAGCTTCGTCATGGCCATCCTGTTCTTCTGTCTCGTCCTCCCCACCGGCATTATAGTCTTCTCTTACGTCAAGATCATCTTCAAGGTCAAGTCTTCTGCAAAGGAGATCTCGCAACTTGACGCTCGGatcaaaaacaaccacaacctTGAAATGAAACTCACAAAGGTGGGTGAGACATTAGAGTGAATCATAGTAATCATGTTATGGACAAATCTGTGATATGAATATTGCTTTGTATCCTCTCCCAGGTGGCAATGCTGATCTGTGCAGGCTTCTTGGTAGCCTGGATCCCTTATGCGGTGGTGTCGGTGGTGTCTGCGTTTGGTGAGCCAGACTCAGTGCCCATCCCTGTGTCTGTCATTCCTACCTTGCTGGCCAAGTCCTCAGCCATGTACAACCCCATCATCTACCAGGTGGTGGACCTGAAAAACTCCTGCGCGAAATCCTCCTGTTTTAAGGCCCTGAAGAAACGCGGGCATTTTAGAAAGTCAAGGTaaaagtgactgaaatgtttttctagTCTTTGTTGCTGATTAATTGTTGATGTTTCATTCATGCTTCCTAATCACGAACTCATTCACAGCTTTAGATACGTATGTCACAGGTCCTGTGATTCTGACCACTGTCAATATCATCTTATACccacattcttcttccttgttttAACAAGGTGAAGTGGTGCATGTCTGCATTTTTGATCAAGCCACGTGTTGAACTGTCTGCACAGATTTTGGATGCTTCACTGACTTAATCTGGAGGATATTTTTGCCACAAAGCTGAGCTGGAAGCTGCCATTTTAGCACGAAAAGTAtttggaaagagaagaaagcgTAGCTCAAAAGTTATTTTTACTGGAATATCCTCAACCTAAGATGGGAGTGATCTATGACAATTGCGTGGGAGCATTAATGAGGTTTTGGAgaagatgtgtttgtttcagtaCATCAGAGCATGTCTTCAGTATccaaaacgcacacacatgcttaaAATCACGGGATCCTGCAGGTATTTTTCACAGGAAACCGTAACAGGTTTTGTGGGGATTTACCGGAAAAGATTAAAACATTCTCTTAAATCAAAGACGGTTGTTAAACAGTTGCACCTGAGATTACAGGTGTAAACCGGCACAGTAGTTTTCTAAATAGCATAATGTTTTACACTTTTGAAAGCATAGCaaatgagaataaataaaagatggagtgatttcagacactgCTCATGCCACATCAATGTGTGTGTAACATTACGTTGTATGGATGTTTTCTCCAGAGGTTTACTTATACTTGTTGCACTagctttactgttttttaaCTTGCATAAATCGGTCAGAAGTGAACTTTCATGGTTTTATGTGTTAAAAAGCAAACTGAATCTTGCGTTCTCTCCTGTCCTCATGCTCCCTGCAGGTTCTACACCATCTCTGGCTCGTTAAAGGACACACCGCCAGCCAAAGAAGCTCACATCGAGATGTGAGACAGACACTTTAGACTGTGTGGCCCTCTTCTACTTTGGACAGTTTGCCTTGTTCCCTGACCTCTGTGCCCTGCACTTACCCAGTCACACGCTGCCTGTCGTCTGCTATGACATCATCAACTTGCTCACCTTCGGTCTCGCTCCTTGTTTTGACACGCAAGATGGATGTCTGTGTGCTTCCCGCAgttccccacctcctcctcctcctcctgctccttggAAACACATCTTCCCCACAAGGTTTTCCTTAATCTGTGGAGTTGCGTTGTCTTTACAGTGGTTACAACCTACGAGTGACATGTTGTGTGACCTTcttgactttgtttttcagtattacagacacactgtctgtcatgctttggaaaaaaaaaatcacaaaaacaacacgTGTCACAGTCCGACTGTGACACGTGTTGTAACAGTCGAATTGGGAAGTTTCCGATCAGAGCCATGTCACATCTGGAGCTATAACTTTTTGTGAATCCAAATCTTGCAAAAGAGTGAatatgttattaaaaaaaatataaaatttattttcaaCATGTTTCTAAAGTTgaactttaaatgaaaacaaatcaaaaaacaaaacaaaacaaaaaaaaaaaaccacaaatcAACCCGTTGTGAGCCATGTCAGATTGGGTTTGGATGTAACCGCCAAGCTCAAAGTTGTAGTTTTACTGTTTGTACAGGCTGTTGTCTCTTGTACTCCTACACTTGTATACAGTGGATATACTCATCAAGCACTTCATTAGGAACACCTGCTTATTCGTGCAGTTATCTGATCACCCAATcttgtggcagcagtgcaatgcataaaaccctgcagatacaggtcaggagcttcagttgatgttcacatcaaacatcagaatgaggaaaaaaatgtgatctcagtgactttgacttgattgttggtgccagtaCCTTGAGGCTGCAACAACAGAGGAACATGTcaggttccactcctgtcaagaacagaaatctgaggctgcaatggacacaggctcaccaacACTGGACAGCTGAAGGGTGGAAAAAACGTAGTCTGGTCTGGttaatctggatttctgctgaggctgcagatggt
This genomic stretch from Toxotes jaculatrix isolate fToxJac2 chromosome 19, fToxJac2.pri, whole genome shotgun sequence harbors:
- the opn5 gene encoding opsin-5 gives rise to the protein MAVMENETWPHPSYVPHYLLRGDPFASRLSREADIVAAFYICIIGIMSATGNGYVIYMTIKRKTKLKPPELMTVNLAIFDFGISVTGKPFFVVSSFSHRWLFGWEGCRFYGWAGFFFGCGSLITMTMVSLDRYLKICHLRYGTWLKRHHAFLCMAFVWVYAAFWATMPLVGWGNYAPEPFGTSCTLDWWLAQASVSGQSFVMAILFFCLVLPTGIIVFSYVKIIFKVKSSAKEISQLDARIKNNHNLEMKLTKVAMLICAGFLVAWIPYAVVSVVSAFGEPDSVPIPVSVIPTLLAKSSAMYNPIIYQVVDLKNSCAKSSCFKALKKRGHFRKSRFYTISGSLKDTPPAKEAHIEM